A single window of Lutzomyia longipalpis isolate SR_M1_2022 chromosome 1, ASM2433408v1 DNA harbors:
- the LOC129785994 gene encoding SWI/SNF-related matrix-associated actin-dependent regulator of chromatin subfamily E member 1 isoform X3 translates to MALPQNYKQIAMNLPSGAPSRESIENHAFKTRTYMMSPVAPVSFNILKERLRASGGSSSNDRGKDNASPFVHSSHSNPAFTPQKVGKGGVSVDPRAPKPPKPPEKPIMPYMRYSRKIWDSVKAANPELKLWEIGKIIGQMWRDASDAEKQEFIDEYEAEKVEYEKNLKIYHNSPAYLAFLSAKSKSKPAGTDADPHETPRSSSKSQQQERRIDIQPAEDEEDQDDGYSFKHVAYARFLRNHRLINEIFSDAVVPDVRSVVTTQRMQVLKRQVQSLTMHQMKLEAELQQIEEKFEAKKRKFVESSEQFQEELKKHCKPAVDEETFQRMVERQYETMRRERMRQLEEPNSSTARPPQPKAEETETVVAPQPASNTTASPPSDSQPSQQSEPMETDAPTKCNEVTETKPVDAHHAPQNVQGASNSVSGPIKAPSTSAPIVNEDSQAPQSSSPPQQSAPPPQAPPAAQVNTPLEPPPQQNQFKVNEQEKMEIDPPTSQPSAAPPSVVEQKPEVVGPPPVIHPNYPPPQAPPAVSTAPPHAIPPGHPPTSNAAGPPPPQQAQEPQIPPTQVSQPPTHHPPPPPPHHMGPHSHLSHAGIPPHPGLPSHPTYGGYPPPPGGPHRTSYYAPYGGGHPQQPYGYPYYPSHQYGPPPPSHYMGPRPGGPPPMHYPDHGAPPPQGHQAPMDAGPPPHAPYSQAPAVPPSMPAPANQSAEEVLRDLLSLLNEYT, encoded by the exons ATGGCTTTACCACAAAATTACAAGCAAATCGCAATGAATTTGCCGAGTGGTGCACCTTCTCGTGAGTCGATAGAAAATCATGCATTTAAAACAAGAACAT atATGATGTCGCCTGTCGCACCGGTTTCTTTCAACATTCTTAAAg AACGTCTACGAGCTTCGGGTGGTTCATCCTCCAATGATCGTGGGAAGGACAATGCAAGCCCATTTGTGCATTCATCGCACAGCAATCCAGCTTTTACGCCCCAGAAAGTTGGAAAAGGAGGAGTTTCG gttgATCCTCGTGCGCCGAAACCCCCAAAACCTCCAGAGAAGCCAATTATGCCCTACATGCGGTATTCTCGCAAGATCTGGGATAGCGTCAAGGCGGCAAATCCTGAGCTTAAATTGTgggaaattggaaaaataattgggCAAATGTGGCGTGATGCATCTGATGCGGAAAAgcaagaatttattgatgaatACGAAGCCGAAAAG GTTGAATacgagaaaaatttgaaaatatatcaCAATTCACCTGcatatttggcatttttatCTGCTAAAAGTAAATCAAAGCCTG CTGGCACTGATGCTGATCCACATGAGACACCACGTTCGAGTTCCAAAAGCCAACAGCAGGAACGTCGAATTGATATTCAACCAgctgaagatgaagaagatcAAGATGATGGGTATTCATTTAAACATGTTGCCTATGCTCGCTTCTTGCGCAATCATCGCTTgataaatgagattttctccgATGCTGTGGTTCCTGATGTACGTTCTGTCGTCACTACACAGCGTATGCAGGTTCTCAAGCGTCAAGTACAATCACTTACAATGCATCAGATGAAACTTGAAGCTGAATTGCAGCAAATTGAGGAGAAATTTGAGGCAAAAAAGCGCAAATTTGTCGAGTCAAGTGAACAATTTCAGGAGGAATTGAAGAAG CACTGCAAACCAGCTGTGGATGAAGAGACTTTCCAGCGAATGGTTGAACGTCAATATGAGACAATGCGACGTGAAAGGATGCGCCAACTTGAGGAACCAAATTCCTCCACGGCTCGTCCACCGCAGCCAAAAGCTGAAGAAACGGAAACTGTAGTTGCTCCACAACCAGCAAGCAACACAACAGCTTCACCTCCGTCAGATTCTCAGCCATCCCAGCAATCTGAG ccAATGGAAACTGATGCACCAACTAAATGCAATGAAGTCACTGAAACAAAACCCGTTGATGCCCATCATGCACCACAGAATGTTCAGGGAGCTTCGAATAGTGTGTCAGGACCTATTAAGGCTCCTTCCACAAGTGCACCGATTGTAAATGAGGACTCACAGGCTCCACAATCATCGTCGCCACCACAGCAAAGTGCTCCTCCGCCACAGGCACCACCAGCAGCTCAGGTGAATACACCACTTGAGCCACCACCGCAGCAGAATCAGTTTAAAGTAAATGAACAGGAGAAGATGGAAATTGATCCACCAACAAGTCAACCAAGTGCTGCACCGCCATCGGTTGTTGAGCAGAAACCCGAAGTTGTTGGCCCACCACCAGTG atcCACCCAAATTATCCTCCCCCGCAGGCTCCACCAGCTGTATCAACTGCACCTCCTCATGCTATTCCCCCAGGACATCCACCAACATCAAATGCTGCAGGTCCACCACCGCCGCAGCAAGCGCAAGAACCTCAAATTCCACCTACTCAGGTGTCCCAGCCACCGACCCATCATCCACCACCTCCTCCACCTCATCACATGGGCCCACACAGCCACTTATCTCATGCTGGAATTCCTCCTCATCCGGGATTACCGTCTCATCCCACTTATGGGGGTTATCCTCCCCCTCCAGGAGGTCCCCATCGCACTTCCTACTACGCCCCATACGGTGGAGGACATCCACAGCAACCATACGGTTATCCTTACTACCCATCTCATCAGTACGGGCCACCTCCTCCGTCTCACTACATGGGTCCTCGTCCTGGTGGTCCACCTCCAATGCATTATCCCGACCATGGTGCCCCTCCGCCACAGGGGCATCAGGCTCCAATGGATGCTGGTCCCCCACCCCATGCTCCCTACTCTCAAGCCCCCGCTGTGCCACCATCAATGCCAGCTCCAGCTAATCAATCCGCAGAAGAAG tcTTACGTGATCTCCTGTCCCTGCTAAATGAATACACATAG
- the LOC129785994 gene encoding SWI/SNF-related matrix-associated actin-dependent regulator of chromatin subfamily E member 1 isoform X2, with the protein MALPQNYKQIAMNLPSGAPSRESIENHAFKTRTYMMSPVAPVSFNILKERLRASGGSSSNDRGKDNASPFVHSSHSNPAFTPQKVGKGGVSVDPRAPKPPKPPEKPIMPYMRYSRKIWDSVKAANPELKLWEIGKIIGQMWRDASDAEKQEFIDEYEAEKAVYLESLKNYHSTPEYLTWHRYHSNKLKAGTDADPHETPRSSSKSQQQERRIDIQPAEDEEDQDDGYSFKHVAYARFLRNHRLINEIFSDAVVPDVRSVVTTQRMQVLKRQVQSLTMHQMKLEAELQQIEEKFEAKKRKFVESSEQFQEELKKHCKPAVDEETFQRMVERQYETMRRERMRQLEEPNSSTARPPQPKAEETETVVAPQPASNTTASPPSDSQPSQQSEPMETDAPTKCNEVTETKPVDAHHAPQNVQGASNSVSGPIKAPSTSAPIVNEDSQAPQSSSPPQQSAPPPQAPPAAQVNTPLEPPPQQNQFKVNEQEKMEIDPPTSQPSAAPPSVVEQKPEVVGPPPVIHPNYPPPQAPPAVSTAPPHAIPPGHPPTSNAAGPPPPQQAQEPQIPPTQVSQPPTHHPPPPPPHHMGPHSHLSHAGIPPHPGLPSHPTYGGYPPPPGGPHRTSYYAPYGGGHPQQPYGYPYYPSHQYGPPPPSHYMGPRPGGPPPMHYPDHGAPPPQGHQAPMDAGPPPHAPYSQAPAVPPSMPAPANQSAEEESKRDQDENHDKKD; encoded by the exons ATGGCTTTACCACAAAATTACAAGCAAATCGCAATGAATTTGCCGAGTGGTGCACCTTCTCGTGAGTCGATAGAAAATCATGCATTTAAAACAAGAACAT atATGATGTCGCCTGTCGCACCGGTTTCTTTCAACATTCTTAAAg AACGTCTACGAGCTTCGGGTGGTTCATCCTCCAATGATCGTGGGAAGGACAATGCAAGCCCATTTGTGCATTCATCGCACAGCAATCCAGCTTTTACGCCCCAGAAAGTTGGAAAAGGAGGAGTTTCG gttgATCCTCGTGCGCCGAAACCCCCAAAACCTCCAGAGAAGCCAATTATGCCCTACATGCGGTATTCTCGCAAGATCTGGGATAGCGTCAAGGCGGCAAATCCTGAGCTTAAATTGTgggaaattggaaaaataattgggCAAATGTGGCGTGATGCATCTGATGCGGAAAAgcaagaatttattgatgaatACGAAGCCGAAAAG gcCGTTTATTTAGagagtttgaaaaattacCATTCAACACCTGAATATTTGACATGGCATCGGTACCATtcgaataaattgaaag CTGGCACTGATGCTGATCCACATGAGACACCACGTTCGAGTTCCAAAAGCCAACAGCAGGAACGTCGAATTGATATTCAACCAgctgaagatgaagaagatcAAGATGATGGGTATTCATTTAAACATGTTGCCTATGCTCGCTTCTTGCGCAATCATCGCTTgataaatgagattttctccgATGCTGTGGTTCCTGATGTACGTTCTGTCGTCACTACACAGCGTATGCAGGTTCTCAAGCGTCAAGTACAATCACTTACAATGCATCAGATGAAACTTGAAGCTGAATTGCAGCAAATTGAGGAGAAATTTGAGGCAAAAAAGCGCAAATTTGTCGAGTCAAGTGAACAATTTCAGGAGGAATTGAAGAAG CACTGCAAACCAGCTGTGGATGAAGAGACTTTCCAGCGAATGGTTGAACGTCAATATGAGACAATGCGACGTGAAAGGATGCGCCAACTTGAGGAACCAAATTCCTCCACGGCTCGTCCACCGCAGCCAAAAGCTGAAGAAACGGAAACTGTAGTTGCTCCACAACCAGCAAGCAACACAACAGCTTCACCTCCGTCAGATTCTCAGCCATCCCAGCAATCTGAG ccAATGGAAACTGATGCACCAACTAAATGCAATGAAGTCACTGAAACAAAACCCGTTGATGCCCATCATGCACCACAGAATGTTCAGGGAGCTTCGAATAGTGTGTCAGGACCTATTAAGGCTCCTTCCACAAGTGCACCGATTGTAAATGAGGACTCACAGGCTCCACAATCATCGTCGCCACCACAGCAAAGTGCTCCTCCGCCACAGGCACCACCAGCAGCTCAGGTGAATACACCACTTGAGCCACCACCGCAGCAGAATCAGTTTAAAGTAAATGAACAGGAGAAGATGGAAATTGATCCACCAACAAGTCAACCAAGTGCTGCACCGCCATCGGTTGTTGAGCAGAAACCCGAAGTTGTTGGCCCACCACCAGTG atcCACCCAAATTATCCTCCCCCGCAGGCTCCACCAGCTGTATCAACTGCACCTCCTCATGCTATTCCCCCAGGACATCCACCAACATCAAATGCTGCAGGTCCACCACCGCCGCAGCAAGCGCAAGAACCTCAAATTCCACCTACTCAGGTGTCCCAGCCACCGACCCATCATCCACCACCTCCTCCACCTCATCACATGGGCCCACACAGCCACTTATCTCATGCTGGAATTCCTCCTCATCCGGGATTACCGTCTCATCCCACTTATGGGGGTTATCCTCCCCCTCCAGGAGGTCCCCATCGCACTTCCTACTACGCCCCATACGGTGGAGGACATCCACAGCAACCATACGGTTATCCTTACTACCCATCTCATCAGTACGGGCCACCTCCTCCGTCTCACTACATGGGTCCTCGTCCTGGTGGTCCACCTCCAATGCATTATCCCGACCATGGTGCCCCTCCGCCACAGGGGCATCAGGCTCCAATGGATGCTGGTCCCCCACCCCATGCTCCCTACTCTCAAGCCCCCGCTGTGCCACCATCAATGCCAGCTCCAGCTAATCAATCCGCAGAAGAAG AATCAAAACGTGACCAGGATGAGAATCATGATAAGAAAgattag
- the LOC129785994 gene encoding SWI/SNF-related matrix-associated actin-dependent regulator of chromatin subfamily E member 1 isoform X5, protein MALPQNYKQIAMNLPSGAPSHMMSPVAPVSFNILKERLRASGGSSSNDRGKDNASPFVHSSHSNPAFTPQKVGKGGVSVDPRAPKPPKPPEKPIMPYMRYSRKIWDSVKAANPELKLWEIGKIIGQMWRDASDAEKQEFIDEYEAEKAVYLESLKNYHSTPEYLTWHRYHSNKLKAGTDADPHETPRSSSKSQQQERRIDIQPAEDEEDQDDGYSFKHVAYARFLRNHRLINEIFSDAVVPDVRSVVTTQRMQVLKRQVQSLTMHQMKLEAELQQIEEKFEAKKRKFVESSEQFQEELKKHCKPAVDEETFQRMVERQYETMRRERMRQLEEPNSSTARPPQPKAEETETVVAPQPASNTTASPPSDSQPSQQSEPMETDAPTKCNEVTETKPVDAHHAPQNVQGASNSVSGPIKAPSTSAPIVNEDSQAPQSSSPPQQSAPPPQAPPAAQVNTPLEPPPQQNQFKVNEQEKMEIDPPTSQPSAAPPSVVEQKPEVVGPPPVIHPNYPPPQAPPAVSTAPPHAIPPGHPPTSNAAGPPPPQQAQEPQIPPTQVSQPPTHHPPPPPPHHMGPHSHLSHAGIPPHPGLPSHPTYGGYPPPPGGPHRTSYYAPYGGGHPQQPYGYPYYPSHQYGPPPPSHYMGPRPGGPPPMHYPDHGAPPPQGHQAPMDAGPPPHAPYSQAPAVPPSMPAPANQSAEEESKRDQDENHDKKD, encoded by the exons ATGGCTTTACCACAAAATTACAAGCAAATCGCAATGAATTTGCCGAGTGGTGCACCTTCTC atATGATGTCGCCTGTCGCACCGGTTTCTTTCAACATTCTTAAAg AACGTCTACGAGCTTCGGGTGGTTCATCCTCCAATGATCGTGGGAAGGACAATGCAAGCCCATTTGTGCATTCATCGCACAGCAATCCAGCTTTTACGCCCCAGAAAGTTGGAAAAGGAGGAGTTTCG gttgATCCTCGTGCGCCGAAACCCCCAAAACCTCCAGAGAAGCCAATTATGCCCTACATGCGGTATTCTCGCAAGATCTGGGATAGCGTCAAGGCGGCAAATCCTGAGCTTAAATTGTgggaaattggaaaaataattgggCAAATGTGGCGTGATGCATCTGATGCGGAAAAgcaagaatttattgatgaatACGAAGCCGAAAAG gcCGTTTATTTAGagagtttgaaaaattacCATTCAACACCTGAATATTTGACATGGCATCGGTACCATtcgaataaattgaaag CTGGCACTGATGCTGATCCACATGAGACACCACGTTCGAGTTCCAAAAGCCAACAGCAGGAACGTCGAATTGATATTCAACCAgctgaagatgaagaagatcAAGATGATGGGTATTCATTTAAACATGTTGCCTATGCTCGCTTCTTGCGCAATCATCGCTTgataaatgagattttctccgATGCTGTGGTTCCTGATGTACGTTCTGTCGTCACTACACAGCGTATGCAGGTTCTCAAGCGTCAAGTACAATCACTTACAATGCATCAGATGAAACTTGAAGCTGAATTGCAGCAAATTGAGGAGAAATTTGAGGCAAAAAAGCGCAAATTTGTCGAGTCAAGTGAACAATTTCAGGAGGAATTGAAGAAG CACTGCAAACCAGCTGTGGATGAAGAGACTTTCCAGCGAATGGTTGAACGTCAATATGAGACAATGCGACGTGAAAGGATGCGCCAACTTGAGGAACCAAATTCCTCCACGGCTCGTCCACCGCAGCCAAAAGCTGAAGAAACGGAAACTGTAGTTGCTCCACAACCAGCAAGCAACACAACAGCTTCACCTCCGTCAGATTCTCAGCCATCCCAGCAATCTGAG ccAATGGAAACTGATGCACCAACTAAATGCAATGAAGTCACTGAAACAAAACCCGTTGATGCCCATCATGCACCACAGAATGTTCAGGGAGCTTCGAATAGTGTGTCAGGACCTATTAAGGCTCCTTCCACAAGTGCACCGATTGTAAATGAGGACTCACAGGCTCCACAATCATCGTCGCCACCACAGCAAAGTGCTCCTCCGCCACAGGCACCACCAGCAGCTCAGGTGAATACACCACTTGAGCCACCACCGCAGCAGAATCAGTTTAAAGTAAATGAACAGGAGAAGATGGAAATTGATCCACCAACAAGTCAACCAAGTGCTGCACCGCCATCGGTTGTTGAGCAGAAACCCGAAGTTGTTGGCCCACCACCAGTG atcCACCCAAATTATCCTCCCCCGCAGGCTCCACCAGCTGTATCAACTGCACCTCCTCATGCTATTCCCCCAGGACATCCACCAACATCAAATGCTGCAGGTCCACCACCGCCGCAGCAAGCGCAAGAACCTCAAATTCCACCTACTCAGGTGTCCCAGCCACCGACCCATCATCCACCACCTCCTCCACCTCATCACATGGGCCCACACAGCCACTTATCTCATGCTGGAATTCCTCCTCATCCGGGATTACCGTCTCATCCCACTTATGGGGGTTATCCTCCCCCTCCAGGAGGTCCCCATCGCACTTCCTACTACGCCCCATACGGTGGAGGACATCCACAGCAACCATACGGTTATCCTTACTACCCATCTCATCAGTACGGGCCACCTCCTCCGTCTCACTACATGGGTCCTCGTCCTGGTGGTCCACCTCCAATGCATTATCCCGACCATGGTGCCCCTCCGCCACAGGGGCATCAGGCTCCAATGGATGCTGGTCCCCCACCCCATGCTCCCTACTCTCAAGCCCCCGCTGTGCCACCATCAATGCCAGCTCCAGCTAATCAATCCGCAGAAGAAG AATCAAAACGTGACCAGGATGAGAATCATGATAAGAAAgattag
- the LOC129785994 gene encoding SWI/SNF-related matrix-associated actin-dependent regulator of chromatin subfamily E member 1 isoform X4: protein MALPQNYKQIAMNLPSGAPSHMMSPVAPVSFNILKERLRASGGSSSNDRGKDNASPFVHSSHSNPAFTPQKVGKGGVSVDPRAPKPPKPPEKPIMPYMRYSRKIWDSVKAANPELKLWEIGKIIGQMWRDASDAEKQEFIDEYEAEKVEYEKNLKIYHNSPAYLAFLSAKSKSKPAGTDADPHETPRSSSKSQQQERRIDIQPAEDEEDQDDGYSFKHVAYARFLRNHRLINEIFSDAVVPDVRSVVTTQRMQVLKRQVQSLTMHQMKLEAELQQIEEKFEAKKRKFVESSEQFQEELKKHCKPAVDEETFQRMVERQYETMRRERMRQLEEPNSSTARPPQPKAEETETVVAPQPASNTTASPPSDSQPSQQSEPMETDAPTKCNEVTETKPVDAHHAPQNVQGASNSVSGPIKAPSTSAPIVNEDSQAPQSSSPPQQSAPPPQAPPAAQVNTPLEPPPQQNQFKVNEQEKMEIDPPTSQPSAAPPSVVEQKPEVVGPPPVIHPNYPPPQAPPAVSTAPPHAIPPGHPPTSNAAGPPPPQQAQEPQIPPTQVSQPPTHHPPPPPPHHMGPHSHLSHAGIPPHPGLPSHPTYGGYPPPPGGPHRTSYYAPYGGGHPQQPYGYPYYPSHQYGPPPPSHYMGPRPGGPPPMHYPDHGAPPPQGHQAPMDAGPPPHAPYSQAPAVPPSMPAPANQSAEEESKRDQDENHDKKD from the exons ATGGCTTTACCACAAAATTACAAGCAAATCGCAATGAATTTGCCGAGTGGTGCACCTTCTC atATGATGTCGCCTGTCGCACCGGTTTCTTTCAACATTCTTAAAg AACGTCTACGAGCTTCGGGTGGTTCATCCTCCAATGATCGTGGGAAGGACAATGCAAGCCCATTTGTGCATTCATCGCACAGCAATCCAGCTTTTACGCCCCAGAAAGTTGGAAAAGGAGGAGTTTCG gttgATCCTCGTGCGCCGAAACCCCCAAAACCTCCAGAGAAGCCAATTATGCCCTACATGCGGTATTCTCGCAAGATCTGGGATAGCGTCAAGGCGGCAAATCCTGAGCTTAAATTGTgggaaattggaaaaataattgggCAAATGTGGCGTGATGCATCTGATGCGGAAAAgcaagaatttattgatgaatACGAAGCCGAAAAG GTTGAATacgagaaaaatttgaaaatatatcaCAATTCACCTGcatatttggcatttttatCTGCTAAAAGTAAATCAAAGCCTG CTGGCACTGATGCTGATCCACATGAGACACCACGTTCGAGTTCCAAAAGCCAACAGCAGGAACGTCGAATTGATATTCAACCAgctgaagatgaagaagatcAAGATGATGGGTATTCATTTAAACATGTTGCCTATGCTCGCTTCTTGCGCAATCATCGCTTgataaatgagattttctccgATGCTGTGGTTCCTGATGTACGTTCTGTCGTCACTACACAGCGTATGCAGGTTCTCAAGCGTCAAGTACAATCACTTACAATGCATCAGATGAAACTTGAAGCTGAATTGCAGCAAATTGAGGAGAAATTTGAGGCAAAAAAGCGCAAATTTGTCGAGTCAAGTGAACAATTTCAGGAGGAATTGAAGAAG CACTGCAAACCAGCTGTGGATGAAGAGACTTTCCAGCGAATGGTTGAACGTCAATATGAGACAATGCGACGTGAAAGGATGCGCCAACTTGAGGAACCAAATTCCTCCACGGCTCGTCCACCGCAGCCAAAAGCTGAAGAAACGGAAACTGTAGTTGCTCCACAACCAGCAAGCAACACAACAGCTTCACCTCCGTCAGATTCTCAGCCATCCCAGCAATCTGAG ccAATGGAAACTGATGCACCAACTAAATGCAATGAAGTCACTGAAACAAAACCCGTTGATGCCCATCATGCACCACAGAATGTTCAGGGAGCTTCGAATAGTGTGTCAGGACCTATTAAGGCTCCTTCCACAAGTGCACCGATTGTAAATGAGGACTCACAGGCTCCACAATCATCGTCGCCACCACAGCAAAGTGCTCCTCCGCCACAGGCACCACCAGCAGCTCAGGTGAATACACCACTTGAGCCACCACCGCAGCAGAATCAGTTTAAAGTAAATGAACAGGAGAAGATGGAAATTGATCCACCAACAAGTCAACCAAGTGCTGCACCGCCATCGGTTGTTGAGCAGAAACCCGAAGTTGTTGGCCCACCACCAGTG atcCACCCAAATTATCCTCCCCCGCAGGCTCCACCAGCTGTATCAACTGCACCTCCTCATGCTATTCCCCCAGGACATCCACCAACATCAAATGCTGCAGGTCCACCACCGCCGCAGCAAGCGCAAGAACCTCAAATTCCACCTACTCAGGTGTCCCAGCCACCGACCCATCATCCACCACCTCCTCCACCTCATCACATGGGCCCACACAGCCACTTATCTCATGCTGGAATTCCTCCTCATCCGGGATTACCGTCTCATCCCACTTATGGGGGTTATCCTCCCCCTCCAGGAGGTCCCCATCGCACTTCCTACTACGCCCCATACGGTGGAGGACATCCACAGCAACCATACGGTTATCCTTACTACCCATCTCATCAGTACGGGCCACCTCCTCCGTCTCACTACATGGGTCCTCGTCCTGGTGGTCCACCTCCAATGCATTATCCCGACCATGGTGCCCCTCCGCCACAGGGGCATCAGGCTCCAATGGATGCTGGTCCCCCACCCCATGCTCCCTACTCTCAAGCCCCCGCTGTGCCACCATCAATGCCAGCTCCAGCTAATCAATCCGCAGAAGAAG AATCAAAACGTGACCAGGATGAGAATCATGATAAGAAAgattag
- the LOC129785994 gene encoding SWI/SNF-related matrix-associated actin-dependent regulator of chromatin subfamily E member 1 isoform X1, with the protein MALPQNYKQIAMNLPSGAPSRESIENHAFKTRTYMMSPVAPVSFNILKERLRASGGSSSNDRGKDNASPFVHSSHSNPAFTPQKVGKGGVSVDPRAPKPPKPPEKPIMPYMRYSRKIWDSVKAANPELKLWEIGKIIGQMWRDASDAEKQEFIDEYEAEKVEYEKNLKIYHNSPAYLAFLSAKSKSKPAGTDADPHETPRSSSKSQQQERRIDIQPAEDEEDQDDGYSFKHVAYARFLRNHRLINEIFSDAVVPDVRSVVTTQRMQVLKRQVQSLTMHQMKLEAELQQIEEKFEAKKRKFVESSEQFQEELKKHCKPAVDEETFQRMVERQYETMRRERMRQLEEPNSSTARPPQPKAEETETVVAPQPASNTTASPPSDSQPSQQSEPMETDAPTKCNEVTETKPVDAHHAPQNVQGASNSVSGPIKAPSTSAPIVNEDSQAPQSSSPPQQSAPPPQAPPAAQVNTPLEPPPQQNQFKVNEQEKMEIDPPTSQPSAAPPSVVEQKPEVVGPPPVIHPNYPPPQAPPAVSTAPPHAIPPGHPPTSNAAGPPPPQQAQEPQIPPTQVSQPPTHHPPPPPPHHMGPHSHLSHAGIPPHPGLPSHPTYGGYPPPPGGPHRTSYYAPYGGGHPQQPYGYPYYPSHQYGPPPPSHYMGPRPGGPPPMHYPDHGAPPPQGHQAPMDAGPPPHAPYSQAPAVPPSMPAPANQSAEEESKRDQDENHDKKD; encoded by the exons ATGGCTTTACCACAAAATTACAAGCAAATCGCAATGAATTTGCCGAGTGGTGCACCTTCTCGTGAGTCGATAGAAAATCATGCATTTAAAACAAGAACAT atATGATGTCGCCTGTCGCACCGGTTTCTTTCAACATTCTTAAAg AACGTCTACGAGCTTCGGGTGGTTCATCCTCCAATGATCGTGGGAAGGACAATGCAAGCCCATTTGTGCATTCATCGCACAGCAATCCAGCTTTTACGCCCCAGAAAGTTGGAAAAGGAGGAGTTTCG gttgATCCTCGTGCGCCGAAACCCCCAAAACCTCCAGAGAAGCCAATTATGCCCTACATGCGGTATTCTCGCAAGATCTGGGATAGCGTCAAGGCGGCAAATCCTGAGCTTAAATTGTgggaaattggaaaaataattgggCAAATGTGGCGTGATGCATCTGATGCGGAAAAgcaagaatttattgatgaatACGAAGCCGAAAAG GTTGAATacgagaaaaatttgaaaatatatcaCAATTCACCTGcatatttggcatttttatCTGCTAAAAGTAAATCAAAGCCTG CTGGCACTGATGCTGATCCACATGAGACACCACGTTCGAGTTCCAAAAGCCAACAGCAGGAACGTCGAATTGATATTCAACCAgctgaagatgaagaagatcAAGATGATGGGTATTCATTTAAACATGTTGCCTATGCTCGCTTCTTGCGCAATCATCGCTTgataaatgagattttctccgATGCTGTGGTTCCTGATGTACGTTCTGTCGTCACTACACAGCGTATGCAGGTTCTCAAGCGTCAAGTACAATCACTTACAATGCATCAGATGAAACTTGAAGCTGAATTGCAGCAAATTGAGGAGAAATTTGAGGCAAAAAAGCGCAAATTTGTCGAGTCAAGTGAACAATTTCAGGAGGAATTGAAGAAG CACTGCAAACCAGCTGTGGATGAAGAGACTTTCCAGCGAATGGTTGAACGTCAATATGAGACAATGCGACGTGAAAGGATGCGCCAACTTGAGGAACCAAATTCCTCCACGGCTCGTCCACCGCAGCCAAAAGCTGAAGAAACGGAAACTGTAGTTGCTCCACAACCAGCAAGCAACACAACAGCTTCACCTCCGTCAGATTCTCAGCCATCCCAGCAATCTGAG ccAATGGAAACTGATGCACCAACTAAATGCAATGAAGTCACTGAAACAAAACCCGTTGATGCCCATCATGCACCACAGAATGTTCAGGGAGCTTCGAATAGTGTGTCAGGACCTATTAAGGCTCCTTCCACAAGTGCACCGATTGTAAATGAGGACTCACAGGCTCCACAATCATCGTCGCCACCACAGCAAAGTGCTCCTCCGCCACAGGCACCACCAGCAGCTCAGGTGAATACACCACTTGAGCCACCACCGCAGCAGAATCAGTTTAAAGTAAATGAACAGGAGAAGATGGAAATTGATCCACCAACAAGTCAACCAAGTGCTGCACCGCCATCGGTTGTTGAGCAGAAACCCGAAGTTGTTGGCCCACCACCAGTG atcCACCCAAATTATCCTCCCCCGCAGGCTCCACCAGCTGTATCAACTGCACCTCCTCATGCTATTCCCCCAGGACATCCACCAACATCAAATGCTGCAGGTCCACCACCGCCGCAGCAAGCGCAAGAACCTCAAATTCCACCTACTCAGGTGTCCCAGCCACCGACCCATCATCCACCACCTCCTCCACCTCATCACATGGGCCCACACAGCCACTTATCTCATGCTGGAATTCCTCCTCATCCGGGATTACCGTCTCATCCCACTTATGGGGGTTATCCTCCCCCTCCAGGAGGTCCCCATCGCACTTCCTACTACGCCCCATACGGTGGAGGACATCCACAGCAACCATACGGTTATCCTTACTACCCATCTCATCAGTACGGGCCACCTCCTCCGTCTCACTACATGGGTCCTCGTCCTGGTGGTCCACCTCCAATGCATTATCCCGACCATGGTGCCCCTCCGCCACAGGGGCATCAGGCTCCAATGGATGCTGGTCCCCCACCCCATGCTCCCTACTCTCAAGCCCCCGCTGTGCCACCATCAATGCCAGCTCCAGCTAATCAATCCGCAGAAGAAG AATCAAAACGTGACCAGGATGAGAATCATGATAAGAAAgattag